Genomic window (Ureibacillus composti):
AAGGCGGTCAAATATCTAGATTACAATCCGCATTTACAACACTTCCTTCTAATCAAGTTATAGGTCAGGTTAATAATGTATCATTTGCCTATGAACTAGGAACAATACTCGGGAAAGAGTTATCAACTTTTGGATTTAATCTAGATTTTGCACCTGTATTAGATGTAAATAGTAATCCGAATAATCCCGTCATTGGTAATCGTTCTTACGGAAATAGCAAAGATCTTGTTGCCAAGCTAGGCGTGGAAACAATGAAAGGGATTCAGTCTGAAAATGTGATTTCTGTCATTAAACATTTTCCAGGCCATGGTGACACATCGGTAGATTCACATTACGAACTTCCATTAGTGAATAAATCGAAAGAGGAACTCCAACAATTAGAACTAATCCCTTTTAAAAAGGCAATTTCAGAAGGTGCAGATGTTGTAATGATTGCACATATTTTATTACCACAGGTTGATCCATCATCTCCTGCCTCGATGTCTAAAACTATCATTGATGGTTTATTAAGAGATGAATTATCATTTGATGGTGTTGTAATAACAGACGATTTAACGATGGAAGCAATAACAGACAATTATAGTATCTCACGAGCTAGTGTAGAATCTATAAAGGCAGGAAGCGACATAATTTTAATTGCCCACAATTATGAGAATATTACCTCTTCCATTCAGTCTATAAAGAATGCTATTAATAATGGAGAACTTTCCGAACAAAGAATAAATGCTAGTGTTCGTCGTATACTTTTATTAAAAGAAAAATACAAATTAACTAACTCTCAAATTAATGAAGCTAATGTTGACGAAATTAATGAGTTAATTAATCAATTAGAGGAAAAATATAATTCATAAATTTGGGGACTATGTAAATAATAAAGATATTATTTTAAATTCCTAATGATCACGGAGGTTTTTACTGTGGACATCATTGATGAACATTCAATTCCAGCTTTCATTGATTCGAACCAGCTAATCATTGAATTAGAAAGTGTCGATATTTACAATAATGTCATCGCCCCTGTTCACGCGAAAGAATATGAAATTCAACCAGAAATAAAGGTTCCTTATCATATAGAAATCGAACAAAATACACAAAAAAGTGTTGATGAAGGACATTCTCCTTGGAGATTGGACCCTTTATTTACAACTCAAGTTTTTGTAAGTGTACATCTTTTCCCGGATGGTATTGTTGGTGATTATCCTATTGAAGAAGAAAATTTAAAATTAATACACAGTGATGTTGAACTCGCCATAGTAGAGGTAAACGATGAAGATACAAATATCAAAAGAGTTTATTTAAAAAGAGTGGTACGCCAAGATCCGACTGGGATTTGGACAGTTATTGGATATGATGTAACCAAATAAAAAACTCGTCATGTGGTCAATCCACAATGGCGAGTTTTTCACTATTTTTATTTTCGTGCTCTTGGTTGGTTACGAAGGATTATTCAATTCCTTTTGTCCATTCAGCTACTTTCTCCGCATTATCTTCTACCCATTTTTCAGCAGCATCTTCTGGATCTGTACCTTGATTGATTTCAAGCATAATAGCCTCTAAGTCTTCTGAAGTCCAATTAAATGCATCAATTACTTTATAAGCTTCTGGCATATCTTCCTTTAGGCCTTGTCGAACAAATGTATTAATTGTCTCTTCCCCACCATAAACACCTTTTGGATCCTCTAAATATTTCAAATCATAAGAAGCAAATTTCCAGTGAGGAGACCAGCCAGTTACAATAATTTCTTCCTCATTTTGAATGGCCTGACCTAATGCTGTTGTCATGGCACCTGAAGAAGATGATAGTAATTTATAATCAGCTAAGTTTTCATATTCTGTTAAAGCCTTTTCTGTTGCGGCCATAATACCTGCTCCCGGTTCAATACCTGTAATCTCCATATCTGCTTGATCTTTTAAATCTTCGATTGAATTAACATCTTTCATATATGAAGGTACAACTAAACCGATTTTTGCTCCACTCAAGTTTTCACCTAAATGAACTAACTTATCTTTATATTTCTCATATTGAGATGCATGTGTGTGAGGTAGCCAACCTGCAACCATTGCATCGGCTTCGCCTGTTGAAACTGCTTCCCACATAATTGCATTATCTAATGGTGTTAACGTTACATCATATCCTAAATCTTCTAACACTTTTCCTACCACATGTGTAGACGCTATTTCTGTATCCCATTCTACATAAGCTAAGTTAATTTCTTTTGTTTCCTCTGTTTTCCCTGAGCCATTTGCCGTATCTGAAGAATTACTACCTTCTTCAGCCGATCCGCAAGCTGCTAGCATTGCGCCCATACCAAGGGCAAGGCCTAACATTTTAAACCTTTTGAAATTCATAAATATTCCTCCCATTTATACGTTTTCTCATTCTTCATAACGACCTACATATTTTAAATCATTATTTTTTTGGCATTAAATCTTCAATTGAGTCAATGTCCATATAGGCAGGCACAACAAATCCGTTTTGCGTACCTTTTAAGTTCTCACCTAAATCAACGATCTCTTCCTTGTATTTTTCATAAAAGGAACCGTGAGTTGTAGGTAACCATGGGGCAACAGTTGCATCTCCTTCACCAGTAGCGATTGCTTGGAACATAATCGCTGGATCAACAGGTGTCAAGGTTACTTTGTATCCTTGTTCTTCTAATACAACTTTCACTACATTAGCAGAAGCACGTTCTGAATCCCAAGGAGTGGTAACTAACTCAATTTCCTCTCCATTTACTTTCTCTATCCCCTGTGTCCATTCATTAACTCGTTCCGCATTCTGTTCTACCCATTTTTCTGCCGCTTCCTCAAAAGACACTTCTTGTGCATCATACATCACAGCTTCCATATCTTTTGGCTCCCAATAAAAGCGATCAAGAATTTTAAATGCACTAGGCATATCTTCTTCCAGACCTTTTCTTACTAGTGTTTGAATATTTTCTTGTCCTCCTAATGTACCTTTCGGATCCTCAAGGTACTTTAAGTCATATGCAGAGAACATCCAGTGCGGTGTCCAACCGGTGACAATAATTGGTTCTTCGTTCTTTATAGCTCCATCTAAAGCTCCTAACATACCTGCTGTCGAGCTCTCTAGAAGTTCCCAACCATCTAAGTTTTCATATTCTTCTAGAGTATTTTTAGATAGTCCAGTTAGTCCTGCTCCTGGCTCAATACCTGTAATCGTATAATCTAACGCTTCACCTAAACTATTCTCACTAGTTTCGCTTGTATCTTTCCCCTCATTTTCGTTTCCACATCCAGCAATAAGGAAAGAAAAAGATAAGCCTAATGCGATACCAGTTAACTTTAATCTACTCATTTTTGCATCCCCTTTGAAAAGATTAGTATTTTAAAACAATAGAAAAACATGTTACGAAGTGATCATTTCTTTTTATTTAAACTTTGTGTTAAGCGGTCAATGATAATAGCAAAGATTACTAGACTTAAGCCAGCAACAAATCCATTACCTACTTGAGCACGCTGTAAAGCAGATAAAACTTCTCTTCCTAACCCTGGTGCTCCAATCATAGAAGCAATAACAACCATTGATAATGATAAAAGTACAGTTTGGTTAATACCTGCCATAATGGTTGATTTCGCAAGCGGCAGCTCTACTTTATATAGCTTTTGCCATCCTGTACTACCGTAAGAATCAGAAGCTTCTACCAATTCTTTTGGCACTTGTCGAATTCCTAAATTAGTAAAACGTACGGTTGGAGGCAATGCGAAGATTACCGATGCAAACACTCCAGGTACTACCCCAATTCCGAAAAATGCAACAGCTGGAATTAAATAAACAAATCCAGGCATCGTTTGCATAAAGTCTAATATAGGCTTAATAATACCTTCTGCCCATTTACTTTTAGACATGAATATTCCAACTGGAACACCTATTATAATGGCAATAATACTTGCAAAAATTACAAGTGTTATAGTGTTCATTAGCTCTTCCCATAATCCTTGGTTATAAATAAATAACAAACCAACAACAGAAAAGATGGCTAAACCAAATTTTTTTCTTGTCGCTAAAAAGGAAATTAAGGCAACGATAAGAATGAATAGAATCGGGGGAATCATGACTAATAAATCTGTAATTCCATCCATTGCAGATTGACCACCTGTTTGGACGAAATCAAACAATGAGGAGAGATTACTTGTTAACCAATCCATGATCTTTTCGACTGAATCGGAGACTGGTATGCTTGGGATTTGGTCTAAGAAATTACTCATTTCCTTCACCTCCCTCAGAACTTGTAGCAAGAGATTCGATTACAACGCCTCGAATTAAAACGCCCTCTAATCGATTACCTTTTACTACTGCAATCGGTGTTGGTGAATCAGAAATGGTGCCTAATACATCTTGAATTAATGTATCCGAGGAAACAGTAGGCATATCTGTTTTAAGGAATCCGAGGACAGATTTTTCTCCTCTTTTTGAGGCTTCTAATGCATCATTTGCTGTAATGTATCCTTTAAATTCTCTCTTCTTATCTACAGCTAACAAAACACTTACTTCTTCTTCTCTCATTCGTTGAAGGGCCACTTTAGGTCCATCAAGTTCTACGTTTACAGAGATTGGTCGAATCATAGCCTTCTCTACCGTTATCACCTTCGAGCGATCCACATCTTCTGTAAAACTTCTTACGTATTCATTTGCAGGGTTCGTTAAAATATCTTCTCCTGTTCCAACTTGAATAATCTTACCATCTTTCATAATGGCAATACGGTCCCCTATTCGAAGTGCTTCATTTAAATCATGTGTAATAAAAATAATTGTCTTTTTCACCTTTTGTTGTAAATCCAGTAATTCATCTTGCATATCTTTACGAATTAGCGGATCGAGCGCAGAAAAAGCTTCATCCATTAATAAAATATCAGGGTCGTTAGCAAGGGCACGAGCAAGACCAACTCGTTGTTGCATACCACCTGAAAGCTGGCTTGGGTATTGATCTTTGTATGGTAATAATCCAGCGTTCTCTAAAGCCTTTTCTGCTTTCAATCGTCTTTCTTCTTTAGAAATGCCGCGCACTTCTAATCCATATTCGGTATTTGCAAGTATTGTCCGATGAGGGAATAACCCGAAGTTTTGGAATACCATACTCATTTTTTCTCGTCGGATTTTCCTTAGTTCGTTTTTGTTCATGTCCGATAAATTTTCACCATCTATATAGATGCCCCCACTTGTTGGTTCAATTAGGTGATTTAATAGTCGGATCAGTGTAGATTTCCCACTTCCTGAAAGTCCCATAATGACAAAAATCTCACCTTCATTAACAGTGAAGCTTGCATCATAAACCCCAATCGTTGCACCAGTTTGTTTTAAGATTTCAGTTTTACTCTTTTTCTGTTCAACTAGTTTTAGAGCACTACCAATATGTTTACCGAATATTTTCGTTACATGGTCTACTTTTAACTTCGTCATAACATTCTCCTTTCTAACTTTAGCCTTACTCTAGCAAAGTAACAACTCAATGTTAACAAAGAGTTGTTACTTGTGTCAAATTACCATTCTTTCAAACTATTTATTATTTACAATAAAAAAAGGCCTACAGACACTGATATAATAGTGTCTTATAGACCTTTTAATCTGGGTATAAAAATTTTTGAACTCGCTCTATACACTCATCGTTTCCAATAAAGTAAATAATGTCCATATATTGTAATGTTGCATATGGACCAGGAGATAGAATCAATTCTTCTCCTCTTCTAATTCCTACAACCGTTCCCATTGTATTTTGCCAGAAGTTAATTGTTCCGATGTTCTGCGAAATGTAAGGGCAGTTTTCTAAAATTTCAATTTGAAATGGTACAAAAGGATTTACAGATCTAAATCTTTCAGTACGGCTAACTAGGCGATCGGTAACCTCTTGTAAGACCTCTAATTCCTCTCGTTGTCTTTTAATACTTTCAAGCATCTCAAGCTGCACTTGATGAATCGACTGTACCTCTAAAAATTGATGAACAAACTGTGCTGCTTTTTCATAAGACTTAATCATTACACCGCTACCTTTTGTAGCCTCCACTATTTCTAAGTCCTGTAACACCGCAATGGCCCTTCTTGCCGTTTCCGCTGAGACACCATATTGACTAGCTAAGGATGAGCGGGCATAAATTCTTTCCCCCACTAAATATTTCTTTTCTACAATTTTGGATGCTAAATCGGCTGCAATCTTTTGATATTTTGGTTGCTTTACTTGAAGCTTTTTATTTTCCATTCTTGCACATACCTTTCAAACATAATGAATCCTATCTCCTATGCATGCATGAATAATATTATACATTTTACACTAATGATGCCATAGATTTCACAGAATCGGGTCCATAATAATTCATTTATTATTTATTAATATTATAAAAGTTAGTTTATTTGGATTTATACCTGTTGACATTGACGTTACGTCATCCTTTAAGATGTGGTTATCAGGAGGGATACTTGTGGAGTACACGATAAGTAAATTAGCAAAACTTGCGAATGTTAGTGCACGAACATTACGTTATTATGATGAAATTAACTTACTAAAGCCTGCAAGAATTAATAGTTCTGGTTACCGGATATACGGCCAAAAAGAAGTGGACCGATTACAACAAATACTCTTTTTCCGAGAAATAGATGTCGACTTAGAAACAATTACTAGCATTATGAATGATCCAAATTTTGACCATACACAAGCCTTGCAGCATCATTACGACGAGCTTATACGTAAACGATCCCACCTTGACCAATTAATTGAGACAGTTGAAAAAACAATTGCTCATCAAAAAGGGGAAATTACTATGAACGATCAAGAAAAA
Coding sequences:
- the nagZ gene encoding beta-N-acetylhexosaminidase; this translates as MYKKGILIFLAIIAVLTLTFLIKNTAVLNKQTNKDNEENNQLTKTNTTSPNQLIKTIFSNAEKGRIPDFSFIAGETSFKEVINKLGEPQSLNHTVSGNYANFQQSDLSIGYELSNVFDIRSNDPILKEIHLEDLKEFVGEPDQITYYKDETIDQIILTYRVNSSYKLKWIFSKPSEQDPNPTVHHISVVTQAHEQLTQTITEMSLDEKIGQMIFAGISGTVVGQETENLILQDKIGGMIFFNRNLNSPSQILKLLNDIKEVNSNNNSPLFLGIDEEGGQISRLQSAFTTLPSNQVIGQVNNVSFAYELGTILGKELSTFGFNLDFAPVLDVNSNPNNPVIGNRSYGNSKDLVAKLGVETMKGIQSENVISVIKHFPGHGDTSVDSHYELPLVNKSKEELQQLELIPFKKAISEGADVVMIAHILLPQVDPSSPASMSKTIIDGLLRDELSFDGVVITDDLTMEAITDNYSISRASVESIKAGSDIILIAHNYENITSSIQSIKNAINNGELSEQRINASVRRILLLKEKYKLTNSQINEANVDEINELINQLEEKYNS
- a CDS encoding GntR family transcriptional regulator; this translates as MENKKLQVKQPKYQKIAADLASKIVEKKYLVGERIYARSSLASQYGVSAETARRAIAVLQDLEIVEATKGSGVMIKSYEKAAQFVHQFLEVQSIHQVQLEMLESIKRQREELEVLQEVTDRLVSRTERFRSVNPFVPFQIEILENCPYISQNIGTINFWQNTMGTVVGIRRGEELILSPGPYATLQYMDIIYFIGNDECIERVQKFLYPD
- a CDS encoding glycine betaine/L-proline ABC transporter ATP-binding protein, with the protein product MTKLKVDHVTKIFGKHIGSALKLVEQKKSKTEILKQTGATIGVYDASFTVNEGEIFVIMGLSGSGKSTLIRLLNHLIEPTSGGIYIDGENLSDMNKNELRKIRREKMSMVFQNFGLFPHRTILANTEYGLEVRGISKEERRLKAEKALENAGLLPYKDQYPSQLSGGMQQRVGLARALANDPDILLMDEAFSALDPLIRKDMQDELLDLQQKVKKTIIFITHDLNEALRIGDRIAIMKDGKIIQVGTGEDILTNPANEYVRSFTEDVDRSKVITVEKAMIRPISVNVELDGPKVALQRMREEEVSVLLAVDKKREFKGYITANDALEASKRGEKSVLGFLKTDMPTVSSDTLIQDVLGTISDSPTPIAVVKGNRLEGVLIRGVVIESLATSSEGGEGNE
- a CDS encoding glycine betaine ABC transporter substrate-binding protein, which translates into the protein MNFKRFKMLGLALGMGAMLAACGSAEEGSNSSDTANGSGKTEETKEINLAYVEWDTEIASTHVVGKVLEDLGYDVTLTPLDNAIMWEAVSTGEADAMVAGWLPHTHASQYEKYKDKLVHLGENLSGAKIGLVVPSYMKDVNSIEDLKDQADMEITGIEPGAGIMAATEKALTEYENLADYKLLSSSSGAMTTALGQAIQNEEEIIVTGWSPHWKFASYDLKYLEDPKGVYGGEETINTFVRQGLKEDMPEAYKVIDAFNWTSEDLEAIMLEINQGTDPEDAAEKWVEDNAEKVAEWTKGIE
- a CDS encoding glycine betaine ABC transporter substrate-binding protein produces the protein MSRLKLTGIALGLSFSFLIAGCGNENEGKDTSETSENSLGEALDYTITGIEPGAGLTGLSKNTLEEYENLDGWELLESSTAGMLGALDGAIKNEEPIIVTGWTPHWMFSAYDLKYLEDPKGTLGGQENIQTLVRKGLEEDMPSAFKILDRFYWEPKDMEAVMYDAQEVSFEEAAEKWVEQNAERVNEWTQGIEKVNGEEIELVTTPWDSERASANVVKVVLEEQGYKVTLTPVDPAIMFQAIATGEGDATVAPWLPTTHGSFYEKYKEEIVDLGENLKGTQNGFVVPAYMDIDSIEDLMPKK
- a CDS encoding proline/glycine betaine ABC transporter permease encodes the protein MSNFLDQIPSIPVSDSVEKIMDWLTSNLSSLFDFVQTGGQSAMDGITDLLVMIPPILFILIVALISFLATRKKFGLAIFSVVGLLFIYNQGLWEELMNTITLVIFASIIAIIIGVPVGIFMSKSKWAEGIIKPILDFMQTMPGFVYLIPAVAFFGIGVVPGVFASVIFALPPTVRFTNLGIRQVPKELVEASDSYGSTGWQKLYKVELPLAKSTIMAGINQTVLLSLSMVVIASMIGAPGLGREVLSALQRAQVGNGFVAGLSLVIFAIIIDRLTQSLNKKK